The Equus przewalskii isolate Varuska chromosome 8, EquPr2, whole genome shotgun sequence genome has a window encoding:
- the SDR16C5 gene encoding epidermal retinol dehydrogenase 2 isoform X10: MAPDLNSTKDLFVFLGKSVFSVLEDMVFTLIPKPQKNVAGEIVLITGAGSGLGRLLALKFASLGSVLVLWDINKEGTEETCEMAQAAGATRVYAYTCDCSQREEVYRVADQTYKAFLPAMIANDHGHLVCISSSAGLTGVNGLADYCASKFAAFGFAEAVFAETVAQKHMGIKTTIVCPLLINTGMFEGCTTKFPSLLPVLEPEYAVRKIVDAILQEKVYLYIPRVLYFLVFLKSILSSKIATLLCEYLGIFNVMDGFVGKKKKD; this comes from the exons ATGGCACCTGACCTGAACTCAACAAAGGACTTGTTCGTTTTCTTAGGAAAATCAGTGTTTAGTGTTCTGGAGGACATGGTTTTTACCTTAATCCCAAAGCCACAGAAGAACGTTGCTGGTGAAATAGTGCTCATAACAGGTGCTGGGAGTGGACTCGGAAGGCTCCTAGCCCTCAAATTTGCCAGCCTTGGATCTGTGCTTGTTCTCTGGGACATCAACAAGGAGGGGACCGAGGAGACATGCGAGATGGCTCAGGCAGCTGGAGCCACGAGAGTTTATGCCTACACCTGTGATTGCAGTCAAAGAGAAGAAGTGTATAGGGTGGCCGATCAG ACTTATAAAGCCTTTTTACCTGCTATGATTGCAAATGACCATGGACATTTGGTTTGCATTTCAAGTTCAGCTGGATTAACTGGAGTAAATGGACTGGCAG attATTGTGCAAGTAAATTTGCAGCCTTTGGATTTGCTGAAGCTGTGTTTGCAGAAACAGTCGCTCAGAAACACATGGGGATCAAAACCACTATTGTGTGCCCACTTTTAATAAACACTGGAATGTTTGAAGGTTGTACCACTAA GTTTCCTTCTCTGTTACCAGTTCTGGAACCAGAATATGCAGTGAGAAAGATAGTAGATGCTATCTTGCAAGAGAAAGTGTACCTGTATATACCAAGGGTATTGTACTTCctggtgtttttaaaaag CATCCTTTCCAGCAAGATAGCAACACTTTTGTGTGAATATTTGGGTATCTTTAATGTAATGGATGGCTTCGttggcaaaaagaagaaagactaa
- the SDR16C5 gene encoding epidermal retinol dehydrogenase 2 isoform X12, with protein sequence MPMTSHSWATFFVAPRIHQCSEKKGTRPASNEQPYHIGKSLHMQKGKRESDYSDVQGQVKREVGDVSILINNAGIVTGKNFLDCPDELIEKSFDVNFKAHLWTYKAFLPAMIANDHGHLVCISSSAGLTGVNGLADYCASKFAAFGFAEAVFAETVAQKHMGIKTTIVCPLLINTGMFEGCTTKFPSLLPVLEPEYAVRKIVDAILQEKVYLYIPRVLYFLVFLKSILSSKIATLLCEYLGIFNVMDGFVGKKKKD encoded by the exons ATGCCAATG ACATCACACTCCTGGGCCACTTTTTTTGTGGCTCCCAGAATTCACCAATGCAGTGAGAAGAAAGGAACCAGACCGGCCTCCAACGAGCAGCCCTATCACATTGGAAAGTCCTTGCatatgcaaaaaggaaaaagggagtcTGATTATTCAGATGTCCAAGGACAG GTTAAGAGAGAAGTTGGTGACGTTTCCATCCTCATCAACAATGCTGGAATCGTAACTGGCAAAAACTTCCTCGACTGCCCGGATGAGCTTATAGAAAAGTCTTTTGATGTGAATTTCAAAGCACATTTATgg ACTTATAAAGCCTTTTTACCTGCTATGATTGCAAATGACCATGGACATTTGGTTTGCATTTCAAGTTCAGCTGGATTAACTGGAGTAAATGGACTGGCAG attATTGTGCAAGTAAATTTGCAGCCTTTGGATTTGCTGAAGCTGTGTTTGCAGAAACAGTCGCTCAGAAACACATGGGGATCAAAACCACTATTGTGTGCCCACTTTTAATAAACACTGGAATGTTTGAAGGTTGTACCACTAA GTTTCCTTCTCTGTTACCAGTTCTGGAACCAGAATATGCAGTGAGAAAGATAGTAGATGCTATCTTGCAAGAGAAAGTGTACCTGTATATACCAAGGGTATTGTACTTCctggtgtttttaaaaag CATCCTTTCCAGCAAGATAGCAACACTTTTGTGTGAATATTTGGGTATCTTTAATGTAATGGATGGCTTCGttggcaaaaagaagaaagactaa